A window of the Tunturibacter empetritectus genome harbors these coding sequences:
- a CDS encoding flagellar basal body L-ring protein FlgH yields MRRILRISSVFSFIRESESRRDPLFTSQSFWTLFENKSCSRFASTIAAILPLLLVLPSLHAQTEMIHKLIEPKPNVAASSLSSYLERVRAENSNIQPAPGSIWTDSGRLTRINTDVRAMRPHDLISVVVSESLAASTDGTVKNSRASNASSAISGLIGTLHASNALQNLINQTSSSGLNAAGTSATNSSLSTTFGGQVIEVLSNGMLVIEAARQVEFSQQTQTIVLRGLVRPEDISQQNQVLSTAISSLELEVRGKGIINDYTHRQNPVVRLLQKVLIF; encoded by the coding sequence ATGAGACGAATTTTAAGGATCAGCTCGGTTTTTAGCTTCATCCGCGAATCAGAATCCCGTAGAGACCCGCTCTTTACAAGCCAATCGTTTTGGACTTTGTTCGAAAACAAAAGTTGCAGTCGCTTCGCGTCGACGATCGCAGCAATATTGCCGTTGCTTCTGGTGCTCCCCTCGTTGCATGCACAGACTGAAATGATCCATAAACTGATTGAGCCCAAACCGAATGTGGCAGCCTCATCGTTATCCTCCTATCTGGAGAGGGTTCGGGCGGAAAATTCCAACATTCAGCCTGCGCCAGGATCCATCTGGACAGATAGCGGAAGACTGACCCGCATCAATACGGATGTGCGGGCCATGCGACCACATGATCTGATTTCGGTTGTAGTCTCTGAAAGCCTCGCGGCCTCGACGGATGGCACCGTCAAGAACTCACGGGCATCGAATGCAAGTTCCGCCATATCAGGTCTCATCGGTACACTTCATGCAAGTAACGCATTGCAGAATTTGATCAATCAAACATCCTCGTCTGGACTTAACGCGGCCGGGACAAGTGCAACGAATTCGAGTCTAAGCACTACATTTGGCGGACAAGTGATAGAGGTGCTCTCAAATGGGATGCTTGTTATTGAGGCAGCTCGGCAAGTTGAGTTCAGCCAGCAGACACAGACAATTGTTTTGCGGGGCCTTGTCCGTCCTGAGGATATTTCTCAACAGAATCAAGTTTTATCGACAGCTATCTCTAGTTTGGAGCTTGAAGTACGTGGGAAGGGAATTATCAATGACTACACCCACCGTCAGAATCCCGTAGTTCGTCTTCTACAAAAGGTTTTGATTTTTTAG
- the flgG gene encoding flagellar basal-body rod protein FlgG, whose protein sequence is MIRALYTAASGMSAQQTNLDTIANNLANSGTAGFRQRQVQFEDMIYQNLITPGSAETQQTLSAGLQVGLGTKTAASEVIMTQGDPNNTGNQYDLEIQGAGFFQISLPDGTIAYTRAGNFHLSSQGTIITSNGDTVLPAITIPSNAGAVTISQYGVVTAMLPGQTNAAQLGTIQLATFPNPGGLSSIGSNLLQQTAASGNPITDSPGGTSGIGTLQQGYLENSNVDVVAEFVQMILAQRAYESNSKVIHVADDMYSQINGLVR, encoded by the coding sequence ATGATTCGTGCACTATACACAGCAGCAAGCGGAATGAGCGCCCAGCAAACAAATCTGGACACTATCGCAAACAATCTCGCGAATTCTGGAACTGCGGGTTTCAGACAACGTCAAGTGCAATTTGAAGACATGATCTACCAAAACCTGATCACTCCCGGATCTGCCGAGACACAGCAGACTCTTTCCGCTGGCTTGCAGGTCGGTCTAGGTACGAAGACGGCGGCAAGTGAAGTAATTATGACGCAAGGTGATCCCAATAATACCGGTAATCAATACGACCTTGAGATTCAAGGCGCGGGATTTTTCCAGATCTCTCTCCCTGATGGAACTATTGCTTACACTCGCGCTGGTAACTTTCATTTGAGCAGTCAGGGGACAATCATAACCTCGAATGGGGACACAGTTTTACCTGCAATCACCATTCCTTCCAATGCCGGCGCGGTAACGATCTCTCAATACGGAGTCGTAACTGCGATGCTTCCCGGGCAGACAAATGCCGCCCAACTTGGCACGATTCAACTAGCAACTTTTCCTAATCCTGGAGGGCTTAGTTCTATCGGAAGCAACTTGCTGCAGCAGACGGCCGCTTCGGGAAATCCCATTACTGACAGCCCAGGTGGTACCAGCGGAATAGGAACACTACAGCAAGGGTATCTAGAAAACTCAAACGTTGACGTCGTCGCGGAGTTCGTGCAAATGATCTTGGCACAACGCGCCTACGAAAGTAACTCCAAAGTAATACATGTCGCTGACGACATGTACTCGCAGATCAACGGTCTTGTTCGGTAG
- a CDS encoding flagellar hook-basal body protein, with the protein MDSGLYAAYTGLLARTQALDTAANNLANAGTSGFRAQRDYFSGVLAGGIDQDPETASQVGQSVNGFGVLGGNRLDLGQGELKATGNPLDLALEGQGFFAIQTSNGIRYTRDGAFSRSPKGMLQTSQAEPVLDANLKPIIIPTGNIYVSPDGSISVSTADGSVIVGKVGTFDFADRSVLSAEGSNRFSANGAKPSAANVSVEQGSVEGANEDAVHGTMQLVLMQRQAEMMQKALSVFNNDFDKTASEDLPRV; encoded by the coding sequence ATGGACAGCGGACTCTACGCAGCATATACAGGGCTCTTGGCACGCACGCAGGCACTCGACACCGCGGCCAACAATCTGGCCAACGCCGGAACCTCCGGCTTTCGTGCCCAACGCGATTACTTCAGTGGAGTTCTTGCAGGCGGCATCGACCAGGATCCCGAGACAGCATCGCAGGTCGGCCAGTCCGTTAACGGCTTCGGAGTCTTAGGTGGCAACCGACTCGATCTCGGACAGGGAGAGCTGAAAGCCACCGGCAATCCGCTCGACCTGGCGCTCGAAGGGCAGGGCTTCTTCGCCATCCAGACCTCCAACGGCATCCGGTACACACGAGATGGAGCTTTCTCCCGCTCCCCCAAGGGAATGCTCCAGACAAGCCAGGCAGAGCCAGTGCTCGACGCCAATCTCAAGCCCATCATCATCCCCACGGGCAACATCTACGTATCCCCCGACGGCAGCATCTCGGTTTCGACAGCAGACGGCAGCGTAATTGTAGGTAAGGTCGGAACCTTCGATTTTGCAGATAGATCAGTTCTCTCTGCTGAGGGTTCCAACCGCTTTTCCGCTAATGGGGCAAAGCCCAGTGCTGCAAACGTCTCGGTAGAACAAGGCTCGGTAGAGGGAGCCAATGAAGACGCCGTTCACGGCACGATGCAACTCGTGTTGATGCAACGGCAAGCGGAGATGATGCAAAAAGCGTTGAGTGTCTTCAATAACGATTTCGATAAAACGGCCTCAGAGGATCTTCCCCGAGTTTGA
- a CDS encoding response regulator: MRALIIDDSAVMRKVIERALRQAGLELSEVLQASNGEEALQTLRDNQGSGGLSLILSDINMPVMDGLQFLEARKQENLAHGVPVVMITTEGNESFVLRAIAAGAQGYICKPFTAEQVKARVLPLLRVA, from the coding sequence GTGCGAGCTCTAATTATTGATGATTCGGCAGTGATGAGGAAGGTTATCGAGCGAGCGTTGCGGCAGGCAGGCCTCGAACTGAGCGAGGTATTGCAGGCTTCGAATGGGGAGGAGGCGTTGCAGACTCTTCGTGACAATCAAGGTTCGGGTGGGCTGTCGTTGATCCTGAGTGACATCAATATGCCGGTGATGGATGGGCTGCAGTTTCTGGAGGCTCGGAAGCAGGAGAATCTCGCGCACGGCGTTCCGGTGGTGATGATTACGACGGAGGGCAATGAGAGCTTCGTGCTGAGGGCGATCGCTGCGGGGGCGCAAGGCTATATCTGCAAGCCGTTCACTGCCGAGCAGGTCAAGGCGCGGGTTCTTCCTCTGTTGCGTGTGGCGTGA
- a CDS encoding chemotaxis protein CheX yields the protein MSNTQDEAVTRLDSAVAEVFETMLERSCDPLEGEVDTVEGRIVARIQFTGAVDGECLLYASQATASVTAEALLGTPSEPHDPMVDDAIGELCNMIAGGWKSKLASPDSNCTISTPAVTRNGLEGYQARFGTKFSRKYSFQGNVFGVVLAF from the coding sequence GTGTCAAATACGCAGGATGAGGCAGTGACTCGGCTGGATTCGGCTGTCGCAGAGGTTTTTGAGACGATGCTGGAGCGCAGTTGCGATCCCTTGGAGGGTGAGGTCGACACGGTGGAGGGGCGGATCGTGGCGAGGATTCAGTTTACTGGTGCGGTGGACGGGGAGTGCCTGTTGTATGCGAGTCAGGCTACGGCGTCGGTGACTGCGGAGGCTCTGCTGGGGACGCCGTCCGAGCCGCACGATCCGATGGTGGACGATGCGATCGGGGAGCTTTGCAATATGATCGCCGGCGGATGGAAGAGCAAGCTTGCCTCTCCGGACTCCAACTGCACGATCTCGACCCCTGCCGTCACTCGGAATGGACTTGAGGGCTATCAGGCGAGGTTCGGGACCAAGTTTAGCCGGAAGTATTCTTTTCAGGGGAATGTGTTCGGCGTCGTACTTGCGTTCTAG
- a CDS encoding TetR/AcrR family transcriptional regulator, with amino-acid sequence MIDIQHESKTKFLDAAMHVIRVKGYTATRIEDVCEEAGLTKGSFFHHFKSKEELATAAADHWSEVTSGLFAYAPYRELSDPLDRVLAYVDFRKAILLGRPLCDFTCLVGTMVQEVYDTNPLIREACNRSISEHAATVEADIAEAMQRHGMEVEWTAQSLALYIQATLQGAFVLAKAKSGPEIALSCIDHLHRYIEMLFLNRFQESTS; translated from the coding sequence ATGATCGATATCCAGCACGAATCGAAGACGAAGTTCCTGGATGCGGCAATGCACGTGATTCGCGTGAAGGGTTACACCGCTACGCGCATTGAAGATGTCTGCGAAGAGGCAGGCCTGACCAAGGGAAGCTTCTTTCACCACTTCAAGAGCAAGGAAGAGTTGGCTACGGCTGCGGCGGATCACTGGAGCGAGGTTACGAGCGGGTTGTTTGCGTATGCTCCGTATCGCGAGCTTTCCGATCCGCTGGATCGTGTTCTTGCCTATGTGGACTTCCGCAAGGCGATCCTGCTGGGAAGACCGCTGTGTGACTTTACGTGCCTGGTGGGTACGATGGTGCAGGAGGTGTACGACACCAATCCTCTGATACGAGAGGCGTGCAACCGGAGCATCAGCGAGCATGCGGCGACTGTGGAGGCGGACATCGCGGAGGCTATGCAGAGGCATGGCATGGAGGTGGAGTGGACTGCGCAGAGTCTGGCACTTTACATACAAGCGACGCTGCAAGGAGCGTTCGTCCTTGCCAAGGCCAAGAGTGGCCCCGAGATTGCACTCTCCTGTATCGATCATTTACACCGGTATATTGAGATGTTGTTTCTCAATCGATTCCAGGAGAGCACTTCATGA
- a CDS encoding GyrI-like domain-containing protein produces MTEVPQQGVKTVSDGLESPRFEDGRPMLLAGLRGEYTMATMPEIPALWQRFAAYLGKIPGQIGRVAYGICFPSSDGFGYMAGVEVQSAEGLPEGFSVVTMPVERYAVFTHRGHVSKLAETCRAIEHEWLPRSQYSFALGTPGAPGFFERYGESFDPKIGAGDVEVWVPIR; encoded by the coding sequence ATGACAGAGGTTCCACAGCAGGGAGTTAAGACAGTTTCTGATGGGTTGGAATCGCCGCGGTTTGAAGACGGAAGGCCGATGTTGCTGGCTGGACTGCGGGGTGAGTACACGATGGCGACGATGCCAGAGATTCCGGCGCTGTGGCAGCGTTTTGCTGCTTACCTGGGCAAGATCCCCGGACAGATTGGCAGGGTGGCTTACGGGATTTGTTTTCCTTCGTCGGATGGTTTTGGCTACATGGCGGGTGTCGAGGTACAGAGTGCGGAGGGTCTGCCTGAAGGGTTCAGCGTGGTGACGATGCCGGTAGAGCGATATGCGGTGTTCACGCACAGGGGCCATGTGTCGAAGCTGGCGGAGACCTGCCGCGCGATTGAGCATGAGTGGCTGCCAAGGTCCCAATACTCGTTCGCGTTGGGGACGCCAGGGGCACCGGGTTTCTTCGAACGCTATGGCGAGAGCTTTGATCCGAAGATCGGCGCTGGGGATGTTGAGGTGTGGGTGCCGATTCGTTAG
- a CDS encoding nuclear transport factor 2 family protein — MATATMQTDVSKDEAEVLAVIDQLRKMNHEKDAAGFAALFAADVADYNLAPPLSHRGIDLREKQAWFDSWDGPVEVEARDFEVTVSGDVAFCHGFMHMNATSKTAARLVSFWMRSTLQLKREAGQWRITHSHTSVPFYMDGSLRPAFDLQP; from the coding sequence ATGGCGACAGCGACGATGCAGACCGATGTTTCGAAGGATGAGGCTGAAGTTCTGGCGGTGATCGATCAACTCCGCAAGATGAATCATGAGAAAGATGCTGCCGGATTTGCAGCGTTGTTCGCGGCGGATGTGGCCGACTACAATCTGGCTCCGCCGCTCTCTCATCGTGGAATCGATCTCCGCGAGAAGCAGGCGTGGTTTGATTCCTGGGATGGGCCGGTGGAGGTGGAAGCGCGCGATTTTGAGGTGACGGTCAGCGGCGATGTTGCGTTCTGCCATGGCTTTATGCACATGAACGCGACCTCCAAAACAGCAGCGCGACTGGTGAGCTTCTGGATGCGTTCTACTCTTCAGTTGAAGAGAGAGGCTGGTCAGTGGAGGATCACACACTCCCATACGTCGGTGCCGTTTTATATGGATGGCAGTCTGCGGCCGGCATTCGATCTTCAACCGTAA
- a CDS encoding GyrI-like domain-containing protein, translated as MIDTPQIVETVTLPMAFLPLKVPASEIRKIMIPGLNEVKAAVAAQGIAEAGPWFTHHLRKPKDTFDFEICVPVATPIVTAGRVQAGAWPAMKLVRTVYHGDYSGLGGGWGEFEAWIAKSGYKTADDLWERYLTGMEAGPDPANWRTELSRPQIA; from the coding sequence TTGATCGATACTCCACAGATCGTTGAGACCGTTACGCTGCCGATGGCCTTTCTTCCTCTCAAGGTTCCGGCGTCGGAGATACGAAAGATTATGATTCCCGGGTTGAACGAGGTGAAGGCCGCGGTTGCCGCACAAGGGATTGCCGAGGCCGGACCCTGGTTTACTCACCATCTGAGGAAGCCGAAGGACACGTTTGACTTCGAGATTTGCGTGCCGGTTGCTACGCCGATTGTGACTGCGGGCCGGGTGCAGGCTGGAGCGTGGCCTGCGATGAAGCTGGTGAGGACGGTCTACCACGGGGACTACTCGGGGCTTGGCGGGGGATGGGGTGAATTTGAGGCCTGGATTGCGAAGAGTGGGTATAAGACTGCAGACGATCTATGGGAGCGATATCTTACCGGCATGGAGGCTGGTCCGGACCCGGCTAACTGGCGGACGGAGTTGAGTCGGCCGCAGATTGCGTAG
- the ftcD gene encoding glutamate formimidoyltransferase — protein MNPEAIIECVPNFSEGTDAAKVEQIVAATQVDGVRLLDWSLDTAHNRSVVTFAGSPEGIVEAAVRAAGKAAELINLTAQNGVHPRIGAADVIPFIPVSGASLADCAVLARQAGLLIWRRYGVPVYFYGAAAARPDRVLLEDVRRGQFEGLRDAALRDATRRPDIGGPELHATAGASAVGARSFLIAYNIHLQQPDIAAARAIARDIRAANGGLHGVKAIGVLANGRAQVSMNVTDFRITPMHHVHATVQHLAQRHGVLIGDAELIGLIPQAAYEPDSDWVRQITGFDPDGKVLERRLHSPIAWPQH, from the coding sequence ATGAACCCAGAAGCCATCATCGAGTGCGTCCCCAACTTCTCGGAAGGCACCGACGCCGCCAAAGTCGAGCAGATCGTCGCCGCCACGCAGGTCGACGGCGTGCGCCTCCTGGACTGGTCCCTCGACACCGCCCACAACCGCTCCGTCGTCACCTTCGCCGGCTCGCCCGAAGGCATCGTCGAAGCCGCTGTCCGTGCCGCAGGCAAAGCCGCTGAGCTCATCAACCTCACCGCGCAAAATGGCGTCCACCCCCGCATCGGCGCCGCTGACGTCATCCCCTTCATCCCCGTCAGCGGAGCCTCCCTCGCCGACTGCGCCGTCCTCGCCCGCCAGGCCGGTCTCCTTATCTGGCGGCGCTACGGTGTCCCTGTCTACTTCTACGGAGCCGCAGCCGCCCGCCCCGACCGCGTCCTCCTCGAAGATGTCCGCCGCGGCCAGTTCGAAGGCCTTCGCGACGCCGCCCTCCGCGACGCCACCCGCCGCCCCGACATCGGCGGCCCCGAACTCCACGCCACCGCCGGAGCCTCCGCCGTCGGAGCACGCAGCTTCCTCATCGCCTACAACATCCACCTCCAACAGCCCGATATCGCCGCCGCCCGTGCCATCGCCCGCGATATCCGCGCCGCCAATGGCGGCCTCCATGGCGTCAAAGCCATCGGCGTTCTCGCCAACGGCCGCGCCCAGGTCAGCATGAACGTCACCGACTTCCGCATCACCCCTATGCACCACGTCCACGCCACCGTCCAGCATCTTGCCCAGCGCCACGGCGTCCTCATTGGTGATGCTGAGCTTATAGGCCTCATCCCACAGGCCGCCTATGAGCCCGATTCCGATTGGGTACGTCAAATCACTGGCTTCGATCCCGACGGCAAGGTCCTCGAGCGCAGGCTCCACTCCCCAATCGCGTGGCCACAGCATTAG
- a CDS encoding acyloxyacyl hydrolase, translated as MIKQPARHGATALWIFVLLLAVTRTSSAQAIVSNGNNPFLDPKGHQPLEIGALVQGGFGLTENRDDFKFLMAGVHAGKVLTANMGPGPLRGNFEYAVEAFPFWQSYTPKFQRPFCTNPPGTPEQCTPLYTVGGTYTGASITPIILRWNLVGTKKFSFWGQAAGGLLWTNHKYPAFGGPPYNSQNDGKYADASVWNFTPQGGVGLHYFLRPRRSIDFSANGIHISSASLGDRNPGVNASVQFTLGYTWWK; from the coding sequence GTGATCAAGCAACCCGCACGCCATGGAGCGACCGCCCTCTGGATCTTCGTCCTCCTGCTCGCCGTCACACGAACCTCTTCCGCCCAGGCCATCGTCAGCAACGGGAACAATCCCTTCCTCGATCCCAAAGGTCATCAGCCCCTCGAGATTGGAGCCCTCGTGCAAGGCGGCTTCGGCCTCACCGAAAATCGCGACGACTTCAAATTCCTCATGGCTGGCGTCCACGCCGGCAAAGTTCTCACAGCCAACATGGGCCCTGGCCCCCTGCGAGGCAACTTCGAGTACGCCGTCGAGGCCTTCCCCTTCTGGCAGTCCTACACGCCAAAGTTTCAGCGCCCCTTCTGCACCAACCCGCCCGGCACCCCGGAGCAATGCACGCCCCTCTACACTGTAGGCGGCACCTACACCGGAGCCTCCATCACTCCGATCATCCTCCGCTGGAACCTGGTCGGCACCAAGAAGTTCTCCTTCTGGGGACAAGCCGCCGGCGGCCTCCTATGGACCAACCATAAGTACCCAGCCTTCGGAGGCCCACCCTACAACTCCCAAAATGACGGCAAGTACGCCGATGCCAGCGTCTGGAACTTTACCCCCCAGGGCGGCGTCGGCCTCCACTACTTCCTCCGCCCTCGCCGCTCCATCGACTTCAGCGCCAACGGCATCCACATCTCCAGCGCCTCTCTCGGAGATCGCAACCCCGGCGTCAACGCCAGCGTCCAGTTCACTCTCGGCTACACCTGGTGGAAATAA
- a CDS encoding YebC/PmpR family DNA-binding transcriptional regulator, with protein MSGHSKWATIKHKKGATDAKRGKIFTRLIKEITIAAKTGGGDPDGNPRLRGAIVAAKAENMPADNIKRAIQRGTGELEGVSYEEITYEGYGPGGVAVIVDVLTDNKNRAVSEIRHAFSKNGGNLGESNSVSWMFSKKGVVTIAKSAAGEDKLTEIVLDAGAEDLSDEGENWEVLTDPKDFEAVTEALKAAKITPEHAEVTKIASTYTKLEGTQANAMIRLLETIEDLDDTQNVYSNFDFDEAAVANASH; from the coding sequence ATGTCCGGCCACTCAAAATGGGCGACAATTAAGCATAAAAAGGGCGCAACAGACGCCAAACGCGGCAAGATCTTCACCCGCCTCATCAAGGAAATCACCATCGCCGCCAAGACCGGCGGAGGCGATCCCGACGGTAACCCCCGCCTCCGTGGCGCCATCGTTGCCGCCAAGGCCGAGAATATGCCCGCCGACAATATAAAACGCGCCATTCAGCGCGGAACCGGCGAACTCGAAGGCGTTAGCTACGAAGAGATTACCTACGAGGGCTACGGTCCCGGCGGCGTAGCCGTCATCGTCGACGTCCTCACCGATAACAAGAACCGCGCCGTAAGCGAGATCCGCCATGCTTTCTCCAAGAACGGTGGAAACTTGGGCGAATCCAACTCCGTCTCATGGATGTTCAGCAAGAAGGGCGTGGTCACCATCGCCAAATCAGCCGCAGGCGAAGACAAACTCACTGAGATCGTCCTCGATGCAGGTGCCGAAGACCTCTCCGACGAAGGCGAAAACTGGGAGGTACTCACCGACCCCAAAGACTTCGAAGCAGTAACCGAAGCCCTCAAAGCCGCCAAGATCACCCCCGAACACGCCGAGGTCACCAAGATCGCTTCCACCTACACCAAACTTGAAGGCACACAAGCCAACGCTATGATCCGCCTCCTCGAGACCATCGAAGACCTCGACGACACGCAAAACGTCTACTCCAACTTCGACTTCGACGAAGCGGCAGTCGCCAATGCAAGCCATTGA
- the bla gene encoding subclass B3 metallo-beta-lactamase — MRLILSCLFLLLFVNPNVVLAETNPSWTTPIAPFRIADNLYYVGSHDLASYLVVTPQGDILINANLATSPSQIRASVEKLGFHWNEIKILLNSQAHFDHMAGAAEVIRETHAKNMVMDGDASVVETGARTDFLAPSSNVPGYAPVPVDRVLHDGDTVSLGDVTLTAHKTAGHTRGCTTWTMRSHLPGEPAGTMRNIVIVGGTGFWSEYHFVATPGHPVSYPGIVQDFQHTFSTLHSLPCDLFLGAHGGYFDMLTKLKRYPKDGPRVFIDPAGYKEFVADAQETFEKALSKQEAAAAH, encoded by the coding sequence ATGCGCCTTATCCTCTCCTGCCTGTTCTTGCTTTTATTTGTTAACCCTAATGTCGTCCTCGCTGAGACAAACCCTTCATGGACAACTCCGATTGCTCCGTTTCGAATAGCTGACAACCTCTACTACGTGGGAAGCCACGACCTTGCCAGCTACCTCGTTGTCACGCCACAAGGAGACATCCTCATCAACGCGAACCTGGCTACCTCTCCGTCGCAGATACGGGCGAGTGTGGAGAAGTTAGGTTTTCACTGGAATGAAATCAAGATTCTGCTCAACAGCCAGGCGCACTTCGATCACATGGCAGGCGCGGCGGAAGTGATTCGCGAGACCCATGCGAAGAACATGGTGATGGACGGTGACGCGAGCGTCGTTGAAACCGGCGCACGGACGGACTTCTTAGCGCCTTCGTCTAACGTCCCGGGGTACGCTCCAGTTCCTGTAGATCGCGTTCTCCATGACGGAGACACGGTAAGTCTGGGGGATGTGACTCTGACAGCCCACAAAACCGCAGGCCATACGCGCGGATGCACCACATGGACGATGCGCTCTCACCTTCCGGGAGAGCCAGCGGGAACGATGCGCAATATCGTCATCGTCGGAGGCACAGGTTTCTGGTCGGAGTATCACTTCGTCGCCACCCCCGGCCATCCCGTAAGCTACCCCGGCATCGTTCAGGACTTTCAGCATACGTTTTCGACGCTGCACAGTTTGCCCTGCGATCTCTTTCTTGGAGCCCATGGCGGGTACTTCGACATGCTCACCAAACTGAAGCGCTACCCGAAAGATGGCCCCCGTGTCTTTATCGACCCTGCCGGCTACAAGGAGTTCGTCGCCGACGCTCAGGAGACCTTCGAGAAGGCTCTAAGCAAACAGGAAGCCGCCGCGGCTCATTGA
- the lysA gene encoding diaminopimelate decarboxylase — translation MSKKIAATPPLIEANPRPFAYRNRLLYCDGADLTALAAEHGTPLYVYSAQQISHRLQLFKGAFATRPHTICYAVKANSSLAILRLLAKQGAGFDIVSGGELERVRKAHKPALKKVVFSGVGKQTWEIDAALEADILLFNVESEAELHLLAARAEAIGKVARFALRVNPDVFTETHPYISTGLSEHKFGIDIKAARAIYRSAKKSKWLDPAGVSVHIGSQIRKVDPFAAALTRVTSLIADLRKDGHNIRYVDAGGGLGIDYGATAFDPAKQVAKYAAALTKGLGTESAHLLLEPGRFIIAQAGALLTRVLYVKKNGTKTFVITDAGMNDLIRPALYHAHHEIIPIKQPAGKQPLPETDENKVDVVGPVCESGDFFARDRVLPPVKPNDLLLLLDAGAYGMSQTSNYNSRPRPAEILIDGATAKLIRRRETMRDLLAPELL, via the coding sequence TTGTCAAAAAAGATCGCCGCAACCCCGCCTCTAATCGAGGCCAATCCACGCCCCTTTGCCTACCGCAATCGTCTCCTCTACTGCGACGGAGCCGACCTCACCGCGCTCGCCGCCGAACACGGCACACCTCTCTACGTCTACTCCGCCCAACAGATCTCCCACCGCCTCCAGCTCTTCAAAGGCGCCTTCGCCACTCGCCCCCACACCATCTGCTACGCCGTCAAGGCAAACTCTTCCCTTGCCATTCTGCGTCTCCTCGCCAAACAGGGAGCAGGCTTCGACATCGTCTCCGGCGGCGAACTCGAACGCGTCCGCAAAGCCCACAAACCCGCCCTCAAAAAAGTAGTCTTCTCTGGCGTAGGCAAACAAACATGGGAGATCGACGCCGCCCTCGAAGCCGACATCCTCCTCTTCAACGTAGAGTCCGAAGCCGAACTCCATCTTCTAGCCGCTCGCGCCGAAGCCATCGGAAAAGTCGCCCGCTTCGCCCTCCGCGTCAACCCCGACGTCTTCACCGAAACCCACCCCTACATCTCCACTGGCCTCAGCGAGCACAAGTTCGGCATCGACATCAAAGCCGCACGAGCCATCTATCGCAGTGCAAAAAAGTCAAAGTGGCTCGACCCCGCAGGTGTATCCGTCCACATCGGCTCGCAGATCCGCAAGGTAGATCCCTTCGCCGCTGCGCTCACCCGCGTCACCAGCCTTATCGCGGATCTACGAAAAGACGGCCACAATATCCGCTACGTCGACGCTGGTGGAGGTCTCGGCATTGACTACGGCGCGACAGCGTTCGATCCAGCGAAACAGGTAGCAAAGTACGCCGCTGCACTTACGAAGGGTTTAGGAACAGAATCCGCCCATCTCCTCCTTGAGCCCGGCCGCTTCATCATCGCGCAGGCTGGCGCGCTCCTCACCCGCGTCCTCTACGTTAAAAAGAACGGCACCAAAACCTTCGTCATCACCGACGCAGGCATGAACGACCTCATCCGCCCAGCACTCTACCACGCGCACCACGAGATCATTCCCATCAAACAACCAGCAGGGAAGCAGCCCCTCCCGGAAACCGACGAGAACAAAGTAGACGTAGTCGGCCCTGTCTGCGAGTCCGGAGACTTCTTCGCCCGCGACCGCGTCCTGCCTCCCGTAAAGCCGAACGACCTCCTCCTCCTCCTCGACGCCGGAGCCTACGGCATGTCCCAAACCTCCAACTACAACTCCCGCCCCCGCCCCGCCGAGATCCTCATCGACGGCGCCACCGCAAAACTCATCCGCCGCCGCGAAACCATGCGCGATCTCCTCGCCCCCGAACTTCTCTAA
- a CDS encoding PspC domain-containing protein translates to MYCTQCGNKVDPSSRFCTACGAPAPSVPPPMGYYPAATTQLTRPRTNRMIAGVCAGFALHYGWDLNLVRVLTALMIVLTGVGAIAYIAAWVIIPEAPYAFPVKST, encoded by the coding sequence ATGTACTGCACACAGTGTGGCAATAAAGTCGATCCCTCCTCCCGCTTCTGTACTGCCTGTGGAGCGCCCGCGCCGTCAGTTCCTCCCCCGATGGGCTACTACCCGGCCGCAACCACGCAACTCACACGCCCACGCACCAACCGCATGATTGCCGGCGTCTGCGCAGGCTTCGCCCTCCACTACGGCTGGGATCTCAACCTCGTCCGCGTTCTCACCGCACTCATGATCGTCCTCACCGGCGTCGGCGCCATCGCCTACATCGCCGCCTGGGTCATCATCCCCGAAGCCCCCTACGCGTTTCCCGTAAAGAGCACCTAA